One stretch of Cyanobacteriota bacterium DNA includes these proteins:
- a CDS encoding tetratricopeptide repeat protein, giving the protein MSVVSSSVWLSTTTAQAQSAPTAEDELRRGLQLIQQGKLNDAANAFQQAVTLNPGLAAAHYNLGLARRQQGKLQAAADAFYQATQVQPNFALAYANLGAVLLEGNNLALANAYLRRALELDANLGLAHYNLGLVLIRQNQLSEAIETLQRAVQIKANVPEAHYNLGVAYAQQGKTNEAIAALRRAVQLNSRYREAHYELGKLLFVQNNLEEALESFRLSAVSDSNYPNAYYGAGLVFLRLNRYADAEKMMQFARDLFALQGNPEWAARAEQYLQQARSRSR; this is encoded by the coding sequence TTGTCAGTCGTTTCTAGTAGTGTGTGGTTATCAACGACGACCGCTCAGGCTCAAAGCGCACCTACTGCTGAAGATGAGCTGAGGCGAGGGTTGCAACTGATTCAACAGGGTAAGCTGAATGATGCTGCTAATGCATTTCAACAAGCTGTTACCCTAAATCCAGGGTTAGCCGCTGCCCACTACAATTTGGGGCTGGCGAGACGGCAACAGGGCAAGTTGCAAGCAGCAGCGGATGCCTTTTATCAAGCGACCCAAGTGCAACCTAACTTTGCTTTGGCCTATGCCAACTTGGGAGCAGTGCTGTTAGAAGGCAATAATTTAGCACTGGCAAATGCTTACTTACGGCGGGCACTGGAGTTAGACGCTAACCTAGGCTTGGCTCACTACAATTTGGGGTTAGTGCTAATCCGTCAAAATCAGCTTAGCGAGGCGATCGAGACCTTGCAGCGGGCAGTGCAAATTAAGGCCAATGTACCAGAAGCTCACTACAACCTTGGGGTTGCCTACGCCCAGCAAGGAAAAACTAACGAGGCGATTGCAGCCCTACGAAGAGCAGTGCAACTAAACAGTCGGTATCGAGAAGCTCACTATGAACTGGGTAAGTTACTGTTTGTTCAAAACAATTTAGAAGAGGCACTAGAATCCTTTCGCCTATCGGCAGTCTCTGACTCTAACTATCCCAATGCCTATTATGGAGCTGGGTTAGTGTTTTTGCGTCTCAACCGTTATGCTGATGCAGAAAAGATGATGCAGTTTGCAAGGGATCTGTTTGCACTTCAGGGCAACCCAGAGTGGGCTGCAAGAGCAGAGCAATATCTCCAGCAAGCGCGATCGCGATCAAGATAG